A single region of the Triplophysa dalaica isolate WHDGS20190420 chromosome 15, ASM1584641v1, whole genome shotgun sequence genome encodes:
- the LOC130436749 gene encoding adenosine receptor A3 has protein sequence MQWTALIFAVLLIGSSICSVLGNSVLLLVVLFDKSLQTDTWPLTLSFCLSDLALGISIMPFGIHNSLFQVKGYASKSAFCQGSAFLFLLLQLASIHSLTWAAVDKFTEICFALSYASIFTAHRVKIILAVVWLYSLLSAAMPLIGFGSYGYSETKFLCVPSFQPSSVGFNMLFMGLGIIIPILLMCCMYVYIVYVAWNQVRRGTFVCNEDHCFYVPANNYFKSSIVMVATIVCLLVCWLPYIIICFYETLTGKESLQSASVFATWLVLFTSALNPWINSMTQTRYKVALRRRVNKIRQMFRHPRKNTLPQCTTILPVCESNNSPASSASVPTGPQTNNGAQQDLTLA, from the exons ATGCAGTGGACAGCACTGATCTTCGCAGTCCTGTTGATCGGTTCCAGTATCTGTTCGGTGTTGGGGAACTCGGTATTACTGCTGGTGGTGTTATTCGACAAGAGCCTTCAGACGGACACCTGGCCTCTTACGCTCAGCTTCTGTCTAAGCGATCTGGCGTTGGGCATCTCCATCATGCCGTTTGGAATCCATAACAGTCTTTTTCAAGTCAAGGGATATGCTAGCAAGAGTGCCTTCTGTCAGGGCAGCGCCTTCTTGTTTCTCCTCCTCCAACTTGCTTCCATCCATTCCCTCACCTGGGCCGCGGTCGACAAGTTCACAGAGATCTGCTTTGCCCTCAGCTACGCCAGCATCTTCACGGCTCACAGGGTCAAAATCATCCTCGCTGTAGTGTGGTTGTATAGTCTTCTCAGCGCTGCCATGCCATTAATCGGTTTTGGTAGTTACGGCTACAGCGAGACGAAGTTCCTCTGCGTTCCCAGCTTCCAACCGTCCAGCGTCGGCTTCAACATGCTCTTCATGGGGCTGGGAATAATCATTCCCATTCTTCTGATGTGCTGCATGTACGTATACATAGTTTATGTAGCGTGGAATCAGGTGAGACGGGGGACGTTTGTTTGCAACGAAGACCACTGTTTCTATGTACCAGCCAATAATTACTTCAAGAGCTCCATAGTAATGGTAGCAACCATAG TGTGCCTGCTTGTGTGCTGGCTGCCGTACATCATTATCTGCTTCTACGAGACACTGACAGGAAAGGAGAGCTTGCAGTCTGCTTCGGTTTTTGCCACGTGGCTTGTGCTCTTCACTTCGGCTCTCAACCCATGGATCAACTCCATGACTCAAAC GAGGTATAAAGTTGCACTACGAAGAAGAGTGAATAAAATCCGTCAGATGTTTCGTCATCCTCGTAAAAACACCCTCCCCCAGTGCACCACGATACTGCCGGTGTGCGAGAGCAACAACTCCCCTGCATCATCTGCCAGCGTACCAACAGGACCACAAACAAACAACGGAGCACAACAGGACCTCACGCTGGCTTGA
- the clec14a gene encoding C-type lectin domain family 14 member A: MELWTGLYLVSVLNMAFGSPEASYSIHLNKLSFEGAQNHCKPGGFLTSLTSVAEIAEIQKAIWKKNNKTATSFWIGLKKKKGECVVQNKPLKGFRWTAAGSEYSHDIKWKENPMMTCTDERCGLLWVEYSDSETKNSGLWDAACKQKNAFICKRNFEVNCPSPRILGTHDIVTSPNDPYTCQITCSSGAKFTLKCSNNLHWSVEGDENSDVSQLCLECKSGYRRDANGHCVDINECEASNPCKHTCLNTDGSYKCTCPDNGDSDVCGESTTPTKDLENNDVHPTYSDVNRIQAEGVSGNETAVENEEQNEDISNIVVPVIIALLIFVVLLVIIAAIVKGCLRSRSVKLAQKKADAVALNGSNSTENGNENKHQSERDCKV, from the coding sequence ATGGAATTGTGGACGGGCTTGTATCTTGTGAGCGTTCTGAACATGGCTTTTGGTTCTCCGGAGGCATCTTACAGCATTCACTTGAACAAACTCTCATTTGAGGGCGCTCAGAATCATTGCAAACCCGGTGGTTTTCTCACCAGCCTGACAAGCGTGGCGGAAATCGCAGAGATCCAAAAGGCGATctggaagaaaaacaacaaaaccgCCACCTCGTTCTGGATTGGactaaagaagaaaaaaggtgagtgtgttgttcaaaacaaaCCTCTTAAAGGATTCCGCTGGACGGCGGCCGGCAGCGAATATTCACACGATATTAAATGGAAAGAAAACCCCATGATGACTTGCACAGATGAACGCTGTGGACTGTTGTGGGTAGAATACAGCGACTCGGAGACGAAAAACAGTGGGCTCTGGGATGCCGCATGTAAGCAAAAGAATGCGTTTATCTGCAAACGGAACTtcgaggtgaactgtccctcaCCACGGATCCTTGGCACCCATGACATCGTTACATCTCCAAATGACCCCTACACATGTCAGATCACCTGCAGTTCTGGTGCCAAATTCACTTTGAAGTGCTCGAACAACCTGCATTGGAGTGTCGAGGGTGACGAAAACTCGGACGTATCTCAACTTTGCCTGGAGTGTAAAAGCGGCTACAGACGGGATGCTAATGGACATTGTGTGGATATTAACGAATGCGAAGCATCCAATCCATGCAAGCACACGTGCCTGAACACAGACGGCTCATACAAGTGTACATGTCCCGACAATGGGGACTCGGATGTCTGCGGTGAATCAACAACACCCACCAAGGATCTGGAAAACAATGACGTACATCCAACATATTCAGATGTGAATAGGATTCAAGCAGAGGGTGTCAGCGGAAATGAGACAGCAGTAGAGAATGAAGAACAGAATGAAGACATTTCAAATATTGTGGTACCTGTGATTATAGCTCTTTTGATTTTCGTGGTTCTGCTGGTGATCATCGCAGCCATCGTGAAGGGTTGCCTAAGGAGTCGCTCTGTCAAACTGGCTCAGAAGAAGGCTGACGCCGTGGCACTGAATGGGTCCAACTCCACAGAGAATgggaatgaaaataaacatcaaagtGAGAGAGATTGTAAAGTGTAA
- the sstr1a gene encoding somatostatin receptor type 1 produces MLPNDTFKNLEDGLYLLNSSNDTQTGDSHGSSAIFISFIYSVVCLVGLCGNSMVIYVIFRYAKMKTATNIYILNLAIADELLMLSVPFLVTSSLLHHWPFGSLLCRLVLSVDAINMFTSIYCLTVLSIDRYISVVHPIKAARYRRPTIAKMVNLGVWMFSIVVILPIVVFSTTAPNSDGSVACNMQMPEPERQWMAVFVIYAFLMGFLFPVIAICMCYILIIVKMRVVALKAGWQQRKKSERKITLMVMMVVTVFVICWMPFHIMQLVSVFVQRHNATLSQLAVILGYANSCANPILYGFLSDNFRRSFQRILCLRWWENATEEPIDYYATALKSRGYSVDEFQPDNLESGSTYRNGTCTSRTTTL; encoded by the coding sequence ATGCTGCCCAACGACACCTTCAAGAACCTGGAGGACGGTTTATATCTGTTAAACTCCTCCAACGATACGCAAACCGGAGACTCTCACGGCAGCAGCGCGATCTTCATCTCCTTCATCTATTCCGTGGTGTGTTTGGTTGGACTATGTGGCAACTCGATGGTGATTTATGTCATCTTCAGATACGCCAAGATGAAAACGGCGACAAATATCTACATTTTGAACTTGGCGATCGCGGACGAGTTGCTCATGTTGAGCGTGCCCTTTTTGGTGACCTCTTCCCTACTTCACCACTGGCCCTTCGGGTCCCTCCTGTGTCGTTTGGTTTTAAGCGTCGACGCGATCAATATGTTCACCAGCATCTATTGTCTCACCGTGTTGAGCATCGACCGCTACATCTCCGTGGTGCATCCCATCAAAGCCGCCCGGTACCGGAGACCCACCATCGCCAAAATGGTCAACTTGGGCGTCTGGATGTTCTCCATCGTGGTCATCTTACCCATCGTCGTCTTCTCCACAACTGCGCCAAATTCTGACGGATCCGTGGCGTGCAACATGCAGATGCCCGAGCCCGAGAGGCAGTGGATGGCTGTGTTCGTGATTTATGCCTTTCTTATGGGCTTTCTGTTTCCCGTCATCGCCATATGCATGTGTTACATCCTCATCATAGTGAAGATGAGGGTCGTGGCGTTAAAAGCGGGCTGGCAGCAGCGCAAAAAGTCCGAGAGGAAGATAACACTCATGGTCATGATGGTCGTAACTGTTTTTGTCATTTGCTGGATGCCGTTTCACATCATGCAGCTCGTCAGTGTGTTTGTTCAACGGCACAATGCCACCCTCAGTCAGCtggctgtgattttagggtaTGCGAACAGCTGTGCCAACCCCATTCTGTACGGATTTCTTTCGGACAACTTCAGGCGCTCCTTCCAGAGGATCTTATGTCTCAGGTGGTGGGAAAACGCCACGGAGGAACCCATTGATTACTATGCCACGGCTTTAAAGAGTCGAGGATACAGTGTGGACGAATTTCAGCCGGATAATCTGGAATCGGGCAGCACTTACAGGAACGGCACCTGTACATCCAGAACCACAACGCTGTAG